From Carya illinoinensis cultivar Pawnee chromosome 5, C.illinoinensisPawnee_v1, whole genome shotgun sequence, one genomic window encodes:
- the LOC122309521 gene encoding L-type lectin-domain containing receptor kinase IX.1-like → MGLTRDGQELNTTDNHFVAVEFDIYQNSRWDPPGLHVGIDIKSMRSIANVSWLISNTSIMEGRKNEAWISYNSSSHNLNVVFTGLRNNVPVRQFLSEIVDLRLHLPEFVAFGFSAATGNASAMHTIYSWDFSSSLETDDGIVTNPTWSSAPSRSKNKKLGLGLRLGAGGFVSVGGLALVLLALWKKSRRDQEDDLAFAIYMDEEFQKGTEPKRFSFKELVRATKNFSDEEKLGEGGFGGVYRGFLRDSNASVAIKRVSKASKQGIKEYASKIKIIGQLRHRNLVQLLGWCHEKRELLLVYEFLSNGSLDSFLFKDTSLLIWELRYKIAQGLASALLYLHEEWEQCVVHRDIKSSNIMLDSDFNAKLGDFGLARFVDHAKGSRTTVLAGTMGYMAPECVTSGQVGKESDVYSFGIVALEIARGRKPVTPRAPEDQVIMLEWVWGLYGRGEVVEAADPRLLGDFNEKQMERLMIVGLWCARKSLNAGTGGRIAHQTVDVD, encoded by the coding sequence atGGGTCTTACTCGCGATGGCCAGGAATTAAACACGACAGACAATCATTTTGTGGCGGTGGAGTTCGATATCTATCAGAACAGCCGTTGGGATCCTCCCGGCCTACATGTAGGTATTGATATCAAGTCCATGAGATCTATTGCTAATGTGTCATGGTTAATTAGTAATACCTCGATTATGGAAGGGAGAAAGAATGAAGCTTGGATTAGCTATAATTCTAGTTCTCATAACTTGAATGTTGTCTTCACTGGTTTAAGAAACAACGTTCCTGTAAGGCAGTTTCTTTCCGAAATTGTTGATTTGAGACTTCACCTACCTGAATTTGTTGCTTTTGGATTCTCAGCCGCAACAGGAAACGCTTCTGCAATGCATACCATTTACTCATGGGATTTTAGTTCCAGTCTGGAAACTGATGATGGTATTGTAACTAATCCAACATGGTCAAGTGCTCCAAGCCGAAGTAAAAACAAGAAGTTAGGGTTAGGCTTGAGGTTGGGCGCCGGTGGATTTGTTTCGGTTGGTGGGTTGGCTTTGGTTCTGTTGGCCTTATGGAAGAAGAGTAGGAGAGATCAAGAAGATGATCTTGCCTTTGCTATATACATGGATGAGGAATTTCAGAAGGGAACGGAGCCAAAGAGGTTCTCGTTTAAGGAATTGGTTCGTGCCACGAAAAATTTTAGTGATGAAGAAAAGCTAGGTGAGGGAGGATTTGGAGGGGTTTACAGAGGATTTTTAAGGGACTCAAATGCCTCTGTTGCTATTAAGAGGGTATCAAAAGCGTCTAAACAGGGGATAAAGGAGTAtgcatcaaaaataaaaatcattggCCAATTAAGACATAGAAATTTGGTGCAGCTCCTTGGGTGGTGCCATGAAAAGAGAGAACTCCTGCTCGTTTATGAGTTCCTATCTAATGGAAGCTtagattcatttctttttaaagaCACTAGCTTACTGATATGGGAATTGAGGTACAAAATTGCCCAAGGCTTGGCCTCAGCCTTACTCTACTTGCACGAGGAATGGGAACAATGTGTGGTACATAGAGATATAAAATCAAGCAACATTATGCTTGATTCAGACTTCAATGCTAAACTTGGGGATTTTGGGTTAGCTAGGTTTGTGGACCATGCCAAAGGGTCGCGAACCACTGTTTTGGCAGGCACGATGGGCTACATGGCTCCCGAATGTGTGACAAGCGGTCAGGTCGGCAAGGAATCTGATGTCTATAGTTTTGGAATTGTTGCTTTGGAGATAGCTCGTGGAAGAAAACCAGTAACTCCTagagctcctgaagatcaagtaATAATGTTGGAGTGGGTTTGGGGGCTCTATGGAAGAGGAGAGGTGGTTGAAGCAGCTGACCCAAGGTTGCttggagactttaatgagaAGCAAATGGAGCGGTTGATGATTGTTGGGTTGTGGTGTGCTAGGAAAAGTCTGAATGCAGGCACGGGGGGACGAATTGCGCACCAAACTGTTGACGTGGATTAA